The Anthonomus grandis grandis unplaced genomic scaffold, icAntGran1.3 ctg00000502.1, whole genome shotgun sequence genomic interval CCATATTATTATGCTTTTAACCTTGATTAAGgaggttttttgctttttttttctagatgcACGGAAAACAAGAGAAAGGTCGTAAAACATGGGATGCAAGAGCCATGGGGCTTGCGGTAAATGCTGTTAGAAGCAAAGAAATGGGGTATATAAAAgcgtcaaaaatatataaagttccAGGAAGTACCCTTGTTGATTACGTAAAATCAGACAAGCCAATAGAAGTATTAACAGCTACGAAATTAGGAAGAAGACCTGCGCTAAGCAACGAAATTGAAAATCTGTTAGTTACATATTGTTTAGATATGGAGAAACAGTTTTATGGACTAAGAGCTTCCGATATTAGAAGGCTAGCGTTTCAGCTAGCTATCCAGAACGGGCTACAACACCCTTTTTCTATGACGAAATCA includes:
- the LOC126749702 gene encoding uncharacterized protein LOC126749702, which gives rise to MHGKQEKGRKTWDARAMGLAVNAVRSKEMGYIKASKIYKVPGSTLVDYVKSDKPIEVLTATKLGRRPALSNEIENLLVTYCLDMEKQFYGLRASDIRRLAFQLAIQNGLQHPFSMTKSSAGKKWQKGFLKRHPELSFRKPQGVSAARIKGASLIAEIKLNPARLFNVDETGITTVQHKHSKVLSLRGKRQVGALTTSERGALVTVVTCMSATEIYVPPVY